From the genome of Carcharodon carcharias isolate sCarCar2 chromosome 34, sCarCar2.pri, whole genome shotgun sequence, one region includes:
- the znf296 gene encoding zinc finger protein 296: MSRRKQGSKPQHRSELSREDAELVEVSSQKVAMAPQPGLRNQDLLTCGQCGRNFLLSNILGFIEHKRSRCQRLVHLRDSHGDPRSPLADQQAEVDPLVTREGRQIASMSEIGTQESTVRDELEPAYYICTSCEEPFSSARVLLRHAQYHHGLHIYLELDDSERMGVSPSSGTDQPPAAAVPSVPFEGPQCPEARFRGLSPTGSLLFTPPLRCPPDYSDSGSEEASNPAPPPTAEPAFPRRPPGKEMDFSRRLRKLAGGIGASSRPPSPSPPPPPAGSFRPHGRSKECEFCGKSFKFPSNLVVHRRSHTGEKPYRCPFCDHACSQSSKLKRHMKTHLNHAGVFNGWASPPPEGALKEESYRHRACPALGQENGAREDVDGRARPQSRGYSAVGVSALLAGQDDLDLKIKVLKEEPELGEDLQPGDLKGQSDCEGNEALSESERFNTEGDVDFADGETEPARASPPPPGLANGFGFHSKRLLGPPAGPSFLRVPLKPVKAEKDLLSEEASRNFYSRWLADCAASRKPPGGRPPSSSAAARASPSSENSGENAGSCSSSPPRDASADSGTASGHSTPKRVGLGRGGGGGDGRRRNTCEFCGKTFRNASNLTVHRRSHTGERPYRCELCSYACTQSSKLTRHMKTHMQPGKEVFRCNTCNIPFSIYSTLEKHMKKRHSEHLQEPQLSN, encoded by the exons ATGTCCCGCCGCAAACAAGGCAGCAAACCGCAGCACCGCAGCGAACTGAGCC GTGAGGACGCGGAGTTGGTTGAGGTTTCGAGCCAGAAGGTTGCCATGGCGCCCCAGCCCGGCCTACGGAACCAGGACCTCCTGACCTGTGGGCAGTGTGGCCGCAATTTCCTGCTTAGCAACATCCTCGGCTTTATTGAGCACAAGAGAAGCCGCTGTCAGCGGCTTGTCCACCTCCGAGACTCACACGGGGACCCGCGCTCCCCACTCGCCGACCAGCAGGCAGAGGTGGACCCTCTGGTGACCCGCGAGGGCAGGCAAATAGCAAGCATGTCAGAGATCGGAACGCAGGAGAGTACTGTGAGAG ATGAGTTGGAGCCGGCTTATTACATCTGCACCTCGTGTGAAGAACCCTTCTCCAGCGCCAGGGTCCTGCTGCGTCATGCCCAGTACCACCACGGCCTCCACATCTACTTGGAACTGGATGACTCGGAAAGGATGGGCGTCTCACCCTCGTCCGGCACTGACCAGCCCCCGGCCGCCGCCGTCCCCTCCGTCCCCTTCGAGGGGCCTCAGTGCCCCGAGGCCCGGTTCCGCGGCCTCTCCCCCACCGGCTCCTTGCTGTTCACCCCTCCCCTCCGCTGCCCGCCGGATTACAGCGACAGCGGCTCCGAGGAGGCCAGcaaccccgccccgccccccaccgCGGAGCCGGCCTTCCCCCGCCGGCCGCCGGGGAAGGAGATGGACTTCTCCCGGCGGCTGCGGAAGCTCGCGGGCGGGATCGGGGCCTCCTCCCggccgccctccccctccccgcccccaccccccgccggcTCCTTTAGGCCCCACGGCCGCAGCAAGGAGTGCGAGTTCTGCGGCAAGAGCTTCAAGTTCCCCAGCAACCTGGTGGTGCACCGGCGGAGCCACACGGGGGAGAAGCCCTACCGCTGCCCCTTCTGCGACCACGCCTGCAGCCAGTCCAGCAAGCTGAAGCGCCACATGAAGACCCACCTCAACCACGCCGGCGTCTTCAACGGCTGGGCCAGCCCCCCGCCCGAGGGGGCCCTCAAGGAGGAGAGCTACCGGCACCGCGCCTGCCCAGCGCTCGGCCAGGAGAACGGCGCCCGCGAGGACGTGGACGGACGCGCCAGGCCCCAGAGCCGGGGCTATTCGGCTGTCGGCGTCAGCGCGCTGCTGGCCGGGCAGGACGACCTCGACTTGAAG ATTAAAGTCCTAAAGGAGGAGCCAGAGTTGGGTGAGGACCTGCAGCCCGGGGACCTCAAGGGGCAGTCGGACTGTGAGGGGAATGAGGCCCTGTCCGAATCGGAACGCTTCAACACGGAAGGGGATGTCGACTTTGCCGACGGTGAAACCGAGCCTGCCAGGGCCTCCCCACCGCCGCCGGGCCTCGCCAACGGCTTTGGCTTCCACTCCAAGCGGCTCCTCGGGCCTCCGGCTGGCCCCAGCTTCCTGCGGGTGCCCCTCAAGCCGGTCAAGGCCGAGAAGGACCTCCTGTCGGAGGAGGCCAGCCGGAACTTCTACTCCCGGTGGCTGGCCGACTGCGCGGCCTCCCGGAAGCCGCCGGGGGGgcgccccccctcctcctccgccGCCGCCCGGGCCTCCCCGTCCTCCGAGAACTCGGGCGAGAACGCCGGCTCCTGCTCCTCCAGCCCCCCCCGGGATGCCTCGGCGGACAGCGGCACGGCCAGCGGGCACAGCACGCCGAAGCGGGTGGGCctcgggcggggggggggaggaggagacggCCGGCGCCGCAACACCTGCGAGTTCTGCGGCAAGACGTTCCGCAACGCCAGCAACCTGACGGTGCACCGGCGCAGCCACACCGGCGAGAGGCCGTACCGCTGCGAGCTCTGCAGCTACGCCTGCACCCAGAGCAGCAAGCTGACTCGCCACATGAAGACGCACATGCAGCCGGGCAAGGAGGTCTTCCGCTGCAACACCTGCAACATCCCCTTCAGCATCTACAGCACCCTGGAGAAGCACATGAAGAAACGCCACAGCGAGCACCTCCAGGAGCCCCAGCTATCCAACTAA